The following proteins come from a genomic window of Paucimonas lemoignei:
- the ybaN_2 gene encoding membrane protein — translation MAQNPPRTSRHRLVRYALQGVGWLSVALGVIGIFLPVLPTTPFLLLAAACFARSSPRFYNWLVNHKRLGPWIRDYLEGNGIPLKGKVYAIVTMWFSIGLSCYLVPLLWARVFMLISAVLVTVYILRQKTLQKR, via the coding sequence ATGGCGCAGAATCCGCCGCGCACCAGTCGCCATCGGCTGGTGCGCTACGCACTTCAGGGCGTTGGCTGGTTGAGCGTGGCACTGGGCGTGATCGGGATTTTTCTGCCGGTCCTGCCCACCACGCCTTTCCTGTTACTGGCCGCCGCCTGCTTTGCCCGCAGCTCTCCTCGCTTCTACAACTGGCTGGTCAATCACAAACGGCTGGGCCCGTGGATCCGCGACTACCTGGAAGGCAACGGCATCCCGCTCAAGGGCAAGGTCTATGCCATCGTCACGATGTGGTTCAGCATCGGCCTGTCCTGTTACCTGGTGCCCTTACTTTGGGCGCGGGTGTTCATGCTGATCAGCGCGGTGCTGGTGACGGTTTATATCTTGCGGCAGAAGACGCTGCAAAAGCGCTAA